AAGACTTAATAGTAAGGGTATTGAGGTAAGTGAAATTTTTCATGAAGAGAATTGCCTTTTCCCTATGAATTTACCCCTTCCATTTAAAAAACAATTTGTACTTGGTTTCGGAGGGGCTGCAAGTATGGTTCATCCTGCATCAGGATACATGGTTGGATCTTTATTAAGAAGGGCTCCACTCCTTGCACAAAAATTAGCAATCTTTTTAAAAGATCCTCATCTAAGTTCACTAGAGTTAGCTTCAAAAGGTTGGGAAATTCTATGGCCTTACGAGTTAACACAAAGGCATAAACTTTACCAATACGGTCTAAGAAGATTGATGAGTTTTGACGAAAGTAAATTAAGAAGCTTTTTCTCAAATTTCTTTAGATTATCAACCAATGAATGGGTAGGTTTTCTTACTAATACACTTCCACTTCCAAAACTAATTTACGTGATGAGTAAGATGTTTATAAATTCACCATTAAAAGTAAAACTAGGAATGCTCAAGTTAAATTAGTATTTTTTATTTTCGCCAATCATCAATATTAATATCTGGGAAAACTTTATCTTCTTCCTCAATATCTCCAAGAAATTTTAAATTAATCTTGGAATGATTTTTAATCATTTCAACTAATTTCCAGAACCTGAACAAATGTCTTTTTATCCTCTCTTTTGCAAGCTCTGTTGTAGTCCCAGCTCTTAGTATAAAACTCCAATCAGAGGACTCAGAGAGAAGTAATTCTCTTGCTGCTTGCTTGAAAAGTCTTGGTGATAAGTCATTATTAAAATTTTTCGAGCATAAATCAACAAAAGTTGAGCCTGCTTTAGTAATTTCCGGAACAATCCACGCATTTGCATCATTAATCCAGTAATCATGATAACCGCCTTGTCCCCAGCTTGATGGTGATGGATCGCAAATCTGAAGATTTGGCTTTTGAATTAAGAATTCTTTTAAATTTGTAAGCTTAATTGAATATTTACTAGAGTTTTTTAAAATATTTTCAATAAAAAAAGGTCCCTCATACCACCAATGACCAAATAACTCTGCATCAAATGGAGCTACTAATAAGGGCTTAAAGGAAGAGGATAATGTTAATTTTTCTAATTGTTTGGATCTCGCAAGAAGATAAGAATCAGCATGTTCTGCAACCTTCTTTTTGGCTTCATTTTCTAAGTAAAACGCCTTTTCTCCTAATGGTACCTTATCATCTGTAATCTTATGAAACTTCAAACCCAATGGTCTTTTAGTTGAGATACCTTTCTTTTGGAGTTTGGAGATAGGTAATTCCCATCCCAAATCTTTATGAAATTCCCTATAAACATTGTTTCCCGGGAAACCATCCTTTGCAGACCAAACGGGTAAAGTTGACTCACTATCTCTTCCAAAGAAGGCAACTCCTTTATTTGAGCATATTGGAGCGTACACACCATACCTAGGTCTTGGTGTAGCATTTAGAATACCGTGACCATCTAAAATTGCATATCTAATTCCGGAATTAAATAACATTTCATCCAAATTCTCATAATATGCACATTCAGGTAACCAAATACCTAAAGGCTTATTTCCAAAAATATTTTCATGGTTCCTAATCGCTGTATTGATTTGTCCTTTAACAGTTTCTGGATTCTCTCTTAAAATGGGCAAATACCCGTGTGTAGCAG
This window of the Prochlorococcus marinus XMU1410 genome carries:
- a CDS encoding glycoside hydrolase family 57 protein — translated: MNGQYSKNNDLGQLAIVLHAHLPYVRKNEKNSLEEDWLFQAILECYIPLLQSIESSKYENPLNTKLTISLSPTLLSLLNNKKIQETFPSWIETRNNFLNELPTEEKNASRFLMNNINDKYLYWQKCSGNLIEKFRVLNNSGNLDILTCAATHGYLPILRENPETVKGQINTAIRNHENIFGNKPLGIWLPECAYYENLDEMLFNSGIRYAILDGHGILNATPRPRYGVYAPICSNKGVAFFGRDSESTLPVWSAKDGFPGNNVYREFHKDLGWELPISKLQKKGISTKRPLGLKFHKITDDKVPLGEKAFYLENEAKKKVAEHADSYLLARSKQLEKLTLSSSFKPLLVAPFDAELFGHWWYEGPFFIENILKNSSKYSIKLTNLKEFLIQKPNLQICDPSPSSWGQGGYHDYWINDANAWIVPEITKAGSTFVDLCSKNFNNDLSPRLFKQAARELLLSESSDWSFILRAGTTTELAKERIKRHLFRFWKLVEMIKNHSKINLKFLGDIEEEDKVFPDINIDDWRK